Proteins encoded within one genomic window of Kibdelosporangium phytohabitans:
- a CDS encoding CGNR zinc finger domain-containing protein, which produces MDNADYLEVALRVANATLTDVSALQEALHDEPWWATRVTTDDLTALRPVADGLRKALAAAVSNSTADVRSAVNELLETYPLRPRLSAGHDTEANWHIHVADPDEPPATEVAAAAAWGIAQGVVRYGLSRWGQCADENCDNYFLDTSTNRAKRYCSSRCANRVHVAAHRSRQRSIDVDA; this is translated from the coding sequence GTGGACAACGCCGATTACCTGGAAGTGGCCCTGCGCGTGGCCAACGCCACGCTGACGGACGTTTCCGCACTTCAGGAAGCCCTGCACGACGAGCCGTGGTGGGCCACCCGAGTGACCACCGACGACCTGACCGCCCTGCGCCCGGTCGCCGACGGCCTGCGCAAGGCGCTCGCCGCCGCAGTGTCGAACAGCACAGCTGACGTGCGCAGCGCGGTGAACGAACTGCTGGAGACCTATCCCCTGCGGCCACGCTTGTCCGCGGGTCACGACACGGAGGCGAACTGGCACATCCACGTCGCCGACCCCGACGAGCCACCCGCGACCGAGGTCGCCGCCGCGGCGGCATGGGGAATCGCGCAGGGCGTCGTGCGGTACGGCCTGTCCCGATGGGGCCAGTGCGCGGACGAGAACTGCGACAACTACTTCCTGGACACGTCGACCAACCGCGCCAAGCGGTATTGCTCGTCACGGTGTGCCAACCGCGTGCATGTAGCTGCACACCGCTCTCGCCAGCGCTCCATCGACGTGGACGCCTAG